In Arthrobacter sp. SLBN-83, one DNA window encodes the following:
- a CDS encoding GcvT family protein → MESSPRIVIIGAGIVGTNLADELVTRGWNNITVLDQGPLNMPGGSTSHAPGLVFQTNPSKSMALFAKYTVEKLLSLTEDGVSCFNQVGGLEVATTETRLADLKRKLGYASSWGIEGSILSPSECKELYPLINEEDILGGLHVPSDGLALAARAVQLLIKRTEAAGVKYIGNTEVTGIEQSGRRVTGVQTPDGVIPADIVVSCAGFWGAKVGELIGMSVPLLPLAHQYVKTTPVPAQQGKNELPNGARLPILRHQDQDLYYREHGDRYGIGSYAHKPMPVDLDELGSFKPNEISEHNMPSRLDFTLEDFLPAWEATKQILPALRESEIEDGFNGIFSFTPDGGSLVGESKELDGFFVAEAVWVTHSAGIARAVAELLVDGKSSIDLGDCDIHRFEEVQLTPEYVSETSQQNFVEIYDVLHPLQPKLSPRNLRVSPFHARHKQLGGYFLEGGGWERPYWFEANAELLKEMPADWQPPARDSWSGMFSSPIAAAEAWKTRTAVAMYDMTPLKRLEISGPGALKLLQELTTAEMNKKPGAVTYTLLLDDQGGVRSDITVARLSEDTFQLGANGNIDTAYFERAARHQTESGSAGDWVQVRDTTGGTCCIGLWGPLAREVVGAVSSDDFSNDGLKYFRSKKVVIGGIPVTAMRLSYVGELGWELYTSADNGQRLWDALWKAGQPFGIIAAGRAAFSSLRLEKGYRSWGSDMTTEHDPFEAGLGFAVKMAKDNFVGKAALEGRTEENSARRLRCLTVDDGRSLVLGKEPVFYKGQAVGYVTSAAYGYSVRKPIAYSYLPAEVSVGDSVEIEYFGRRIVATVTQDPLYDPTMSRLRG, encoded by the coding sequence ATGGAATCGTCGCCACGCATCGTCATCATCGGAGCCGGGATCGTCGGCACCAACCTGGCGGATGAACTCGTCACCCGGGGCTGGAACAACATCACGGTCCTGGACCAGGGCCCCCTCAACATGCCGGGCGGTTCCACGTCCCACGCCCCCGGCCTGGTCTTCCAGACCAACCCCTCCAAGTCCATGGCGCTGTTCGCCAAGTACACGGTGGAAAAGCTGTTGTCCCTCACCGAGGACGGCGTCAGCTGCTTCAACCAGGTGGGCGGGCTGGAAGTCGCCACCACCGAAACCCGGCTTGCGGACCTGAAGCGCAAGCTTGGCTACGCCTCGTCGTGGGGCATTGAGGGCTCCATCCTCTCCCCCTCCGAGTGCAAGGAGCTGTACCCCCTTATTAACGAAGAGGACATCCTCGGCGGCCTTCACGTTCCCAGCGACGGTCTGGCGCTGGCCGCCCGTGCGGTCCAACTGCTGATCAAGCGCACCGAGGCGGCCGGCGTAAAGTACATCGGCAACACCGAAGTGACCGGCATCGAGCAGTCCGGCCGGCGGGTCACCGGCGTCCAGACGCCCGACGGCGTGATCCCGGCAGACATCGTGGTCTCCTGCGCCGGCTTCTGGGGCGCAAAGGTCGGCGAGCTGATCGGCATGTCCGTACCCTTGCTGCCCCTTGCACACCAGTACGTCAAGACCACGCCGGTTCCGGCGCAGCAGGGCAAGAACGAGCTGCCCAACGGTGCGCGGCTGCCCATCCTCCGCCACCAGGACCAGGACCTCTACTATCGCGAACACGGCGACCGCTACGGCATCGGCTCCTACGCCCATAAGCCCATGCCTGTGGACCTGGACGAGCTGGGCAGCTTCAAGCCGAATGAGATCAGCGAACACAACATGCCCTCCCGCCTTGACTTCACCCTGGAGGATTTCCTCCCGGCCTGGGAAGCCACCAAGCAGATCCTGCCGGCCCTGCGCGAGAGCGAAATCGAGGACGGCTTCAACGGCATCTTCTCCTTCACGCCCGACGGCGGCTCGCTGGTGGGCGAGTCCAAGGAGCTGGACGGCTTCTTCGTGGCCGAGGCCGTGTGGGTCACCCACTCGGCAGGCATCGCGCGCGCCGTGGCCGAGCTCCTGGTGGACGGGAAGTCCTCCATCGACCTGGGCGACTGCGACATCCACCGCTTCGAGGAAGTGCAGCTGACCCCCGAGTACGTCAGTGAAACCTCGCAGCAGAACTTCGTGGAGATCTACGACGTCCTGCACCCGCTGCAGCCCAAGCTCTCCCCGCGCAACCTGCGCGTCAGCCCCTTCCACGCCCGGCACAAGCAGCTGGGCGGCTACTTCCTGGAAGGCGGTGGCTGGGAGCGGCCGTACTGGTTTGAGGCCAACGCCGAACTGCTCAAGGAGATGCCCGCAGACTGGCAGCCGCCGGCCCGCGATTCTTGGTCCGGCATGTTCAGCTCGCCCATTGCCGCGGCCGAGGCATGGAAGACGCGCACCGCCGTCGCCATGTACGACATGACCCCTCTTAAGAGGCTGGAAATCTCCGGACCCGGGGCACTGAAGCTGCTGCAGGAACTGACCACTGCGGAAATGAACAAGAAGCCGGGCGCTGTGACGTATACCCTCCTGCTGGACGACCAGGGTGGGGTCCGAAGCGACATCACCGTTGCACGCCTGAGCGAGGACACCTTCCAGCTCGGCGCCAACGGCAACATCGACACCGCCTACTTCGAGCGTGCCGCGCGGCACCAGACCGAAAGCGGCAGCGCCGGGGACTGGGTCCAGGTGCGCGACACCACCGGCGGCACCTGCTGCATCGGCCTCTGGGGCCCGCTGGCCCGTGAGGTGGTCGGCGCAGTCAGCAGCGATGACTTCTCCAACGACGGCCTTAAGTACTTCCGGTCCAAGAAGGTTGTCATCGGCGGCATCCCGGTCACGGCCATGCGCCTTTCCTACGTCGGTGAACTGGGCTGGGAGCTGTACACCAGCGCCGACAACGGCCAGCGCCTCTGGGATGCGCTGTGGAAGGCCGGCCAGCCCTTCGGCATCATCGCCGCAGGCCGCGCCGCCTTCAGCTCGCTCCGCCTGGAGAAGGGCTACCGTTCCTGGGGCTCCGATATGACCACCGAGCACGACCCCTTCGAGGCCGGCCTCGGCTTCGCGGTGAAGATGGCCAAGGACAACTTCGTGGGCAAGGCAGCCCTGGAGGGCCGCACGGAGGAGAACTCTGCGCGGCGCCTGCGCTGCCTCACGGTCGACGACGGCCGCAGCCTGGTCCTGGGCAAGGAACCGGTGTTCTACAAGGGCCAGGCGGTGGGTTACGTCACCAGCGCCGCCTACGGTTATTCCGTCCGCAAGCCCATTGCCTACTCCTACCTGCCCGCCGAGGTGTCGGTCGGCGATTCGGTGGAGATCGAGTACTTCGGCCGCCGCATCGTGGCCACCGTGACCCAGGATCCCCTGTACGACCCCACCATGTCCCGGCTGCGCGGCTGA
- the purU gene encoding formyltetrahydrofolate deformylase codes for MTLIETASATATLPALKEEQAQKFVLTLSCQEQAGIVQAVTTFLFERGFNIDEHQQFDDSLRETLHLRTAFSGSPNYTPGMLEEEFAAIASRFDMKFSFHDQTKQRVLVMVSKFGHCLNDLIFRWRGGSLGGELVAVVSNHETHRAMAEAAGLPFIYVPVTPDTKADAERRLLELVDEYDADLVVLARYMQVLSDDLCRALEGRAINIHHSFLPGFKGARPYHQAYDRGVKLVGATAHYVTADLDEGPIIEQEVIRVDHTYGPAQLSTVGQDAEALALSRAVRWHCQHRVLLDQTSTVVFR; via the coding sequence ATGACCCTCATCGAAACAGCTTCAGCAACCGCCACCCTGCCAGCGCTCAAGGAAGAGCAGGCGCAGAAGTTCGTGCTGACCCTTTCCTGCCAGGAGCAGGCAGGGATCGTGCAGGCCGTGACCACGTTCCTCTTCGAGCGTGGCTTCAACATCGACGAACACCAGCAGTTCGACGACAGCCTCCGCGAGACACTCCACCTGCGCACCGCCTTCTCCGGCTCCCCCAACTACACGCCCGGCATGCTCGAAGAAGAGTTCGCGGCCATCGCCAGCCGGTTCGACATGAAGTTCAGCTTCCACGACCAAACCAAGCAGCGCGTCCTGGTCATGGTCTCCAAGTTCGGCCACTGCCTCAACGACCTCATCTTCCGCTGGCGGGGCGGCAGCCTTGGCGGCGAACTGGTGGCGGTCGTTTCCAACCACGAGACCCACCGCGCCATGGCCGAAGCCGCCGGGCTGCCCTTCATTTATGTCCCCGTCACCCCCGACACCAAGGCGGACGCTGAGCGCCGGCTCCTGGAGCTGGTGGATGAGTACGATGCCGACCTGGTGGTCCTGGCCCGCTACATGCAGGTGCTTTCGGACGACCTCTGCCGCGCACTGGAGGGCCGGGCCATTAACATCCACCATTCCTTCCTCCCCGGTTTCAAGGGCGCCCGCCCTTACCACCAGGCCTACGACCGCGGAGTCAAGCTGGTGGGCGCCACCGCCCACTACGTCACCGCCGACCTGGACGAGGGGCCGATCATCGAGCAGGAAGTCATCCGGGTGGACCACACCTATGGCCCGGCCCAGTTGTCCACCGTGGGCCAGGACGCAGAGGCACTCGCGTTGTCCCGCGCCGTCCGCTGGCACTGCCAGCACCGGGTACTGCTGGACCAGACCAGCACCGTGGTGTTCCGGTAA
- a CDS encoding GntR family transcriptional regulator, whose product MAFEALAVADDAGRKSLADVAYESIRDWLLTLEIKPGELLNDELLAKNLGVGRTPVREALKRLELDRLVKTYPRRGTFATRVDVTDLSFISEIRAQLEPLAAARAARVASPAFRDGLRATLKKVESFDVAAATVTETLQLDAQVHQGIYAAAANPHLEDILIRYDNLATRIWCMVIDRLPDLSHHVREHLDLLRAVIDGDEERAAELARAHVSEFEHAVREALFNA is encoded by the coding sequence ATGGCATTCGAAGCTTTGGCGGTGGCGGACGACGCCGGCAGGAAGTCGCTGGCGGACGTCGCCTACGAGAGCATCCGCGACTGGTTGCTCACCCTGGAAATCAAACCGGGCGAGCTGCTGAATGACGAGCTCCTGGCCAAGAATCTCGGTGTAGGGCGCACTCCCGTGCGCGAGGCCCTGAAGCGTCTGGAGCTGGATCGGCTGGTCAAGACTTATCCCCGGCGCGGCACCTTCGCCACGCGGGTGGACGTGACCGATCTTTCCTTCATTTCGGAGATCCGGGCCCAGCTTGAGCCCCTCGCGGCGGCGCGTGCCGCACGCGTGGCTTCACCGGCGTTTCGGGATGGGCTGCGTGCCACGCTCAAGAAGGTGGAGTCATTCGATGTGGCCGCGGCAACCGTGACGGAGACGCTGCAGCTGGACGCGCAGGTGCACCAGGGCATCTACGCTGCTGCTGCCAACCCGCACCTGGAGGACATCCTGATCCGTTACGACAACCTGGCAACGCGCATCTGGTGCATGGTCATCGACCGGCTGCCGGACTTGTCCCACCATGTTCGTGAACACCTCGATCTGCTCCGTGCTGTCATCGACGGGGACGAGGAGCGGGCCGCGGAGCTGGCCAGGGCCCACGTGAGTGAATTCGAGCATGCCGTGCGAGAGGCTCTCTTCAACGCCTAG
- a CDS encoding IclR family transcriptional regulator — protein MAPKNEPESDSDAEGGQSGGVQSVERALTVLEILAREGHAGVSEIAEEMGIHKSTVSRLMGSLVTREMVHQNSERGKYQLGFGILRLASSIPGRLSLVHEARPVLESLAEEFKETVNLAVLRSNYAVNVDQAMGPSTLATYDWVGSLTPLHATSSGKVLLAALEADERDRILKETGLAARTARTITSRKELDAQLLEVAAMGYAVVREEFEIGLNAVAVPVYNHQGAVIGALSISGPAFRFDPEKIPGLLETLKEAGLKVSANMGYTQR, from the coding sequence ATGGCTCCTAAAAATGAACCGGAATCAGATAGCGACGCCGAGGGCGGCCAGTCCGGCGGGGTGCAGTCCGTGGAGCGTGCGCTGACGGTCCTGGAGATCCTGGCCCGCGAGGGGCACGCCGGCGTGAGCGAGATCGCCGAGGAGATGGGGATCCACAAATCCACCGTCTCCCGGCTGATGGGGTCGCTGGTGACCAGGGAAATGGTCCACCAGAACAGCGAGCGCGGAAAGTACCAGCTCGGCTTCGGCATCCTGCGCCTGGCCAGCTCCATTCCCGGCCGGCTGAGCCTGGTGCACGAGGCACGGCCGGTGCTGGAAAGCCTCGCGGAAGAGTTCAAGGAAACCGTCAACCTCGCCGTGCTGCGTTCCAACTACGCAGTCAACGTGGACCAGGCCATGGGGCCTTCCACGCTGGCCACCTACGACTGGGTGGGAAGCCTGACGCCGCTGCACGCTACCTCCAGCGGCAAGGTCCTCCTGGCGGCACTGGAGGCAGACGAGCGGGACCGGATCCTCAAGGAGACGGGCCTGGCTGCCCGCACCGCCCGCACCATCACCTCCCGCAAGGAACTGGACGCGCAACTGCTTGAGGTGGCCGCCATGGGGTATGCGGTGGTCCGCGAAGAGTTCGAAATTGGCTTGAACGCCGTGGCCGTTCCCGTCTACAACCACCAGGGCGCCGTTATTGGAGCCCTCAGCATCTCGGGGCCGGCGTTCCGGTTCGACCCGGAAAAGATCCCGGGGCTGCTGGAGACACTCAAGGAAGCCGGACTCAAGGTAAGCGCCAACATGGGGTATACCCAGCGCTAA
- the uraH gene encoding hydroxyisourate hydrolase codes for MSVSHVTTHILDTGAGRPAAGVAVVLSKNDAGTWRELAASSTDADGRAKDLGPEQLEPGHYKLNFATGKYYAGLQTQTFFPEVDLVFEVTGPEHYHVPLLLSPFAYSTYRGS; via the coding sequence ATGAGCGTATCCCACGTCACCACCCACATCCTCGACACCGGCGCGGGGCGGCCGGCGGCGGGTGTCGCCGTCGTCCTTTCAAAAAATGACGCTGGCACCTGGCGCGAGCTGGCAGCGTCCAGCACCGACGCGGACGGCCGCGCGAAGGACCTGGGGCCGGAGCAGCTGGAGCCGGGGCACTACAAGCTGAACTTCGCCACGGGCAAGTACTACGCGGGCCTGCAGACGCAGACGTTCTTCCCGGAAGTGGACCTGGTCTTCGAAGTCACCGGCCCCGAGCACTACCACGTTCCCCTGCTCCTGAGCCCGTTCGCATACTCCACCTACCGCGGAAGCTAG
- the uraD gene encoding 2-oxo-4-hydroxy-4-carboxy-5-ureidoimidazoline decarboxylase, giving the protein MKLAEFNSADPAAAQATLRPCIDISRWVEAVAGARPFAGREELLEFAAQAANPFTPAEVEAAMAHHPRIGERPTAASTEASMSRSEQAGVDPADAEAAEALALGNREYEEKFGRVFLIRAAGRTAPEILAALNQRLTNSAEEEDMIVAQQLREIAVLRLEGLISA; this is encoded by the coding sequence ATGAAGCTTGCCGAATTCAACAGCGCGGATCCCGCCGCGGCCCAGGCCACCCTCCGGCCATGCATTGACATCAGCCGCTGGGTTGAGGCTGTGGCCGGGGCACGCCCCTTCGCCGGCCGCGAAGAGCTCCTGGAGTTCGCCGCCCAGGCCGCCAACCCTTTCACTCCTGCCGAGGTTGAAGCAGCCATGGCCCACCACCCAAGGATCGGGGAACGCCCGACGGCGGCCAGCACCGAGGCGTCCATGTCCCGCTCCGAGCAGGCCGGGGTGGACCCGGCGGATGCTGAAGCCGCTGAGGCCCTGGCGCTGGGAAACCGTGAGTACGAGGAGAAGTTCGGGCGGGTCTTCCTGATCCGGGCCGCCGGACGCACCGCCCCGGAGATCCTGGCGGCCCTGAACCAGCGGCTCACCAACTCCGCCGAAGAAGAAGACATGATCGTTGCGCAGCAGCTGCGCGAAATCGCCGTACTGCGGCTCGAAGGACTGATCAGCGCATGA